The nucleotide window CAGAACGCCCAATAATTGATCTTATTCAGGATGATGTAAAAACTCTTGAGCCCAATTTATTATTGGCGGATGTCGTTGATGTCCTTCAAATGGAGGATCAATCCATGTATCCTGTTATTGGCAACAACAAGATTTGGGGCATAGTTACAAAGTCTGATCTCAATAAGATTCTTCTTGAACAACAGATAACTGCACAAGCTGAAGAATAAATAATCCCCGCCCAATTTAAGCTTGTTTTAAGGCGTCCGTTCCTATCTTACTATAAGTTTCAATACAGTCCTTACTGTATTTACCAACCGTTAATTAAAAAAATAAGGATTATGTTTTACGATCATCACTTTATAGGCATGCATTGGATATGGTGGCTCATTGTGGTTGGTATTATCCTATTGGTTGTTTTCAATATCATTCCCTATCGCCCCAAAACAGAACTGGAAGAAGATGCCATGGATATATTAAAGAGAAGGTTCGCCCGTGGTGAAATTGAGCGGGAAGAATTTGAGGAACGGAAAAAAATCTTAAAACAAAGCAATTAATATTTAAGACCAAACTTATGAAGAAAGTAAAAGTTGCCGTCAATGGCTATGGAGTAATCGGAAAAAGAGTAGCCGAAGCTGTGGACCTACAAGATGATATGGAACTTATTGGCATTGGAGATGTAGCTGCCGACTGGAGAATTCAATCAGCTGAATCAAAAGGATACTCCATATATGCCAATACCGAAGAAGGGCGGAAATTGATGACCAGCAATAACATCAAAATAGCCGGTGATCTTGATGATCTGCTTGATAGTACCGATGTAGTCGTGGACTGTGCTCCCAAAAAGTTCGGTGCTAAAAATGCCGACCGATATAAAGCAGCGGGTGTAAAATATATTGTGCAGGGCGGGGAGAAACATGAGACGACCGGGCATTCCTTCAGCGCAGAAAATAATTATTCCTCTGCTTTAAATCGGGAAAGCACCCGTGTGGTCTCTTGCAATACCACATCCATCATACGAACGCTTAGCGCATTAAAACGGGCAGGACTGCTGAATAAAGCGCGAGGTACGCTGTTGCGCCGAGCCACTGACCCGTGGGAGAGCCACAAAAACGGCATCATGAACACGCTGGTTCCCGAACCGGAAATTCCCAGTCATCAAGGTCCTGATGCACAGAGCGTGGATCCCGAATTGAATGTTGTAACCGCAGCGGTAAAAGTGCCTCAAACACTTTCTCATCTGCACTACTGGACTGTTCAATTGACCCGGGAAGCATCCAAAGAGGAAGTGTTGGAAGCGTTAGGCACCTCTTCCCGAACCGCTTTTATACGCATGGATGATGAATTATCAGCAAATAATGCTGTGAAGGAATTGATGCTGGACCTGGGCCGTCCCCATGGCGACATGTACGAAGTAGCCATCTGGGAGGATATGCTCAAGGTGCAAGGCAATGAGCTCTATTACGCCTATTTGGTCGATAATCAGGCCATCATTATTCCCGAAACCATCGATGCCATTCGAGCACTAACCGGCATAGAATCCAATCCCGAAAAATCGATAGACAAAACAAATCGATCATTGGGTATTAAGCAACGGTTTATTTAGAAAATGATCCGTTTTCATTACCAAAACTACTATAACTGACGGTATAAATACATGGAACGAGGAATAGAACATTCAGGAGCCTGGATTATCGCACTTTTTGTTATCGTTTTTGCCTCCTGGCTTTTATACAAGTATCTGGCGCCCAAAACCTGGCGGGAGTGGATGGGAGCGGGGTTGATTCAAGGCTTTATCATTGCACTATATGCAGAGATGTATGGCTTCCCGCTTACTATTTATCTGATGGTGCGATTCCTGGGAATTGACAGTGGATATGTAGATGCCAATCTCTGGTCCACATTATTAGGCATGGGTCAAACCGGCATGATGATCTCAATGATTCTGGGCTATACCCTGCTTTTCATTGGATTCGGTATTTTTATCCAGGGCTGGCGTCAGCTTTATCATGCCAAACAGGAAAACAGGCTGGCAACCGACGGATTATATAGCCTGGTCAGACATCCCCAATACACTGGATTGTTTATCGGACTTTTTGGAGAAGGCGTCATTCACTGGCCCACCATTTTCTCGGTAGGTCTGTTCCCAGCTATCGTTATCGCTTATGTTTTGCTTGCCCGAAGAGAAGAACAGAAAGTAATTGAAGAGTTTGGCGAAGAGTATCTCCAGTACAAACGAAACGTGCCGGCCTTCCTTCCGGTCAAAGGTAAATGGAAACAGTTTCTGCAACGGTCAAGTAATTCGGGCCAATCAAATTTATAGTTATTTCAATCCAATAATAGTCTAAAATATGACACCGATCACAGTCACCAAAGCATCCGGAGAAAAAGAATCATTTGATGAAAATAAACTTCGGCGTTCACTCAACAGTGCAGGTGCTGATCAACAAATTATTGATCGAATTGCAAATGCAATCTGTGAGATACTCTATGATGGCATTTCCACTCAGGAGATCTACAAAAGGGCTTTTCGACTGCTTAGACAGTATTCCGATCGTTCCGCAGGACGTTATAAGTTAAAAGAAGCATTATTGGAGCTGGGACCTACTGGTTACCCCTTTGAAAAGTTTGTTGGAGAACTACTTAAAAGGTTAGGCTACCAAACTGAAACAGGAGTTACTGTAAATGGTAATTGCGTGTCCCATGAAATTGATGTGATCGCTGAGAAGGATAACAAGCATTTCATGATAGAATGCAAATTTCACAACCGAAAAGGGCATAAATGTAATGTGAAAGTCCCCCTTTACATTCAATCGCGTTTCAAGGATGTGGAAAGAAACTGGAGTAGCCAGCCCGGTCACGAAGACAAGCAACACCAGGGATGGGTGGTAACCAATACTCGTTTTACCAAGGATGCCCTGCAATATGGCAATTGTATCGGCCTTAAACTATTAAGTTGGGACTATCCTCAAAATGTGGGGCTTAAAGATCTTATTAGCGAAGTGAATCTCCATCCTATTACTTGTCTTTCAACCCTTAGTAAGAAAGATAAACAGCAGTTGCTTCAGCAGAATATCGTTTTTTGCCAACAGTTATGTGAGAATGATAAGATCCTGACAAGCATAGGGCTGGACAGCCGAAAGAAGAATCAAGTATTGAAGGAAGCTCAGGATATCTGTAATGTCAATAAATATTAAGTACCCAAATGAATTACTCCGATGATAATCACCTCGAAAAGTATTCAACTTTAATTATTTACTGCAAGGAATGGTGTGAATACCTCCAGAAATTAGTCAATCTGCTTCGGGCCAAACAGCAAGCATTTACCTTTATCGATTTACGCTTTGATACCAAGCAAGCAAAAGCGTTGATATCTGAACTGGGAAATCCCTTGATTCTGCCAGTACTCTTCTTAAATGGGTCCTATCACGAAAAGCCCCCGATTTCGGAAGTCAAAAGTATTTTAGATCGATATCAATGGCGAAAACAGGTTGACCACAAATATTATGGTACCCTACCTGCTAAAGACCATCAGTAACCACTTTGCCTATGGCTACGATAAACGTCACAAAAGCATCCGGAGAAAAAGAACCTTATAATGAGGCTAAGCTACGCCGTATGCTGGTTGCTACCGGTGCTGATTCAAAAGTGATTGACCGGGTAATTAAGGCTATAGAAGATAAACTTTATGACGGTATTTCTACC belongs to Fodinibius sp. Rm-B-1B1-1 and includes:
- a CDS encoding SHOCT domain-containing protein produces the protein MFYDHHFIGMHWIWWLIVVGIILLVVFNIIPYRPKTELEEDAMDILKRRFARGEIEREEFEERKKILKQSN
- a CDS encoding type II glyceraldehyde-3-phosphate dehydrogenase, with translation MKKVKVAVNGYGVIGKRVAEAVDLQDDMELIGIGDVAADWRIQSAESKGYSIYANTEEGRKLMTSNNIKIAGDLDDLLDSTDVVVDCAPKKFGAKNADRYKAAGVKYIVQGGEKHETTGHSFSAENNYSSALNRESTRVVSCNTTSIIRTLSALKRAGLLNKARGTLLRRATDPWESHKNGIMNTLVPEPEIPSHQGPDAQSVDPELNVVTAAVKVPQTLSHLHYWTVQLTREASKEEVLEALGTSSRTAFIRMDDELSANNAVKELMLDLGRPHGDMYEVAIWEDMLKVQGNELYYAYLVDNQAIIIPETIDAIRALTGIESNPEKSIDKTNRSLGIKQRFI
- a CDS encoding isoprenylcysteine carboxylmethyltransferase family protein, with product MERGIEHSGAWIIALFVIVFASWLLYKYLAPKTWREWMGAGLIQGFIIALYAEMYGFPLTIYLMVRFLGIDSGYVDANLWSTLLGMGQTGMMISMILGYTLLFIGFGIFIQGWRQLYHAKQENRLATDGLYSLVRHPQYTGLFIGLFGEGVIHWPTIFSVGLFPAIVIAYVLLARREEQKVIEEFGEEYLQYKRNVPAFLPVKGKWKQFLQRSSNSGQSNL
- a CDS encoding restriction endonuclease produces the protein MTPITVTKASGEKESFDENKLRRSLNSAGADQQIIDRIANAICEILYDGISTQEIYKRAFRLLRQYSDRSAGRYKLKEALLELGPTGYPFEKFVGELLKRLGYQTETGVTVNGNCVSHEIDVIAEKDNKHFMIECKFHNRKGHKCNVKVPLYIQSRFKDVERNWSSQPGHEDKQHQGWVVTNTRFTKDALQYGNCIGLKLLSWDYPQNVGLKDLISEVNLHPITCLSTLSKKDKQQLLQQNIVFCQQLCENDKILTSIGLDSRKKNQVLKEAQDICNVNKY
- a CDS encoding glutaredoxin family protein yields the protein MNYSDDNHLEKYSTLIIYCKEWCEYLQKLVNLLRAKQQAFTFIDLRFDTKQAKALISELGNPLILPVLFLNGSYHEKPPISEVKSILDRYQWRKQVDHKYYGTLPAKDHQ